A section of the Tachysurus fulvidraco isolate hzauxx_2018 chromosome 7, HZAU_PFXX_2.0, whole genome shotgun sequence genome encodes:
- the fmc1 gene encoding protein FMC1 homolog, producing MAAISAPRLICRGIIKELRYLKGPEYKDTIMYSYVLEQFRNNQVTSERHCRAQREAVHMSHTYLCLLESTRRHLDLHNLYHGKGERPIDEAAGLVGLRLPTQPGGKGWEK from the exons ATGGCCGCCATCAGCGCCCCACGTCTGATCTGTCGGGGGATTATAAAGGAGCTTCGGTATCTAAAAGGGCCTGAATATAAAGACACGATCATGTACAGTTATGTGCTGGAACAGTTCCGGAACAATCAG gtgaccAGCGAGCGTCACTGCCGTGCTCAGAGGGAGGCCGTCCACATGTCCCACACATACCTGTGTCTGTTAGAGTCAACACGCCGTCACCTGGACCTGCATAATCTGTACCACGGGAAAGGAGAACGGCCAATAGATGAAGCTGCCGGCCTCGTAGGATTACGCCTACCCACACAGCCCGGGGGTAAAGGCTGGGAGAAGTGA
- the wbp2nl gene encoding postacrosomal sheath WW domain-binding protein codes for MALNRNHSPHGGVLINNSESVLRDCKNVELSFSDVTQTSDLFKGTKKGSVYLTPYRMVFVCSNMKEKFCSFMFPYYLMKNCSIEQPVFSANFIQGIIKAEPGGGWEGQAKFKLTFLSGGAIELGQHLFKLASNASRPPAQNGAASFAPAGYMNGYASPAMPQPYYNPYPYPPAAPGMYPTVPPYMAPPPPYPGPPQNWNPPPVVPGNTKAAEAAGNAYYNPTNPHNVYMPTDQPPPYFPPQNQPEKKNN; via the exons tgtgctGAGAGACTGTAAGAATGTGGAGCTGTCATTCAGTGATGTCACACAAACTAGTGACCTGTTTAAAGGGACCAAGAAGGGAAGTGTGTACCTCACACCTTAcagg atggtgtttgtgtgcagtAATATGAAGGAGAAGTTCTGCTCCTTCATGTTCCCGTATTACCTGATGAAGAACTGCAGCATTGAGCAGCCCGTATTTTCTGCCAACTTCATCCAGGGGATCATCAAAGCAGAACctggtg GTGGTTGGGAAGGTCAGGCCAAGTTCAAGTTGACTTTTCTCAGTGGAGGTGCCATTGAGCTCGGACAGCACCTCTTTAAACTGGCCTCCAATg CATCTCGTCCCCCTGCACAGAATGGTGCAGCTAGTTTTGCCCCTGCAGGCTACATGAACGGCTATGCGAGTCCAGCAATGCCTCAGCCCTACTACAACCCTTACCCTTACCCACCTGCTGCTCCAG gcatgtATCCCACAGTTCCACCGTACATGGCTCCACCTCCTCCATACCCTGGACCTCCTCAGAACTGGAACCCTCCACCAG ttgTTCCTGGAAATACTAAAGCGGCTGAGGCAGCTGGCAATGCTTACTACAATCCTACCAACCCGCACAACGTCTATATGCCAACg GACCAGCCTCCTCCATACTTCCCCCCTCAGAACCagccagaaaagaaaaacaactaa